Proteins encoded by one window of Companilactobacillus ginsenosidimutans:
- a CDS encoding prolyl oligopeptidase family serine peptidase, with protein MRFKKVFLVLVAFIASICGLQFMGNYESVHADSVNSNYQMVAHGYDWGPAIDQVVINTSTPINSQKLSTDTFNVSNSDTYIPSTKRTVTKAYVSDAKGNPVDFASSRFITLNLQVDPDLTVSNPFYFHQDSQLNIPVSVQFQITQNSPLFTSSGAEITKIAPTPRTTDVSYPELDKFSKNYSFTYQDKHFGTTKMQYTYYQAPTDQKHALIIWLHGAGEGGWQPKPVSLLGSKAVTLAQNKIQSYFGNGADILVPQARTYWLDTRTANEAGADDFGALGSNSTTLGYPNTVDGNQQRSRYESGLTELIKEYIKSHPNIDQNKIYIGGCSNGGYMALRMMIIHPDKFSAAFPTCEAYLDKNISNKQISTIKNENIWFTQSRNDPIVNPQTSTVPTYKRLMAAGSKNVHFTFMDDVHDRTGLYKGKDGLPYQYLGHFSWIDVLDDYPAPDYDGSQSENPDGTPTTVLSWVSQQTKKTNWK; from the coding sequence ATGAGATTTAAAAAAGTATTTCTAGTTTTAGTCGCATTCATAGCTTCAATTTGTGGGCTACAATTCATGGGGAATTATGAATCAGTCCACGCCGATTCAGTGAACTCAAATTACCAAATGGTTGCTCACGGATATGACTGGGGACCAGCCATAGACCAGGTGGTCATTAATACCAGTACGCCAATTAACTCACAAAAGTTAAGCACGGATACATTTAATGTAAGTAATAGCGATACCTATATTCCTAGTACAAAAAGAACTGTTACCAAGGCTTATGTGTCTGATGCAAAAGGGAATCCGGTCGATTTCGCCAGTAGTAGATTCATTACACTGAATTTACAAGTTGACCCAGATTTAACCGTTTCAAATCCATTTTATTTTCACCAGGATTCGCAGTTAAATATTCCTGTTTCCGTACAATTTCAAATTACGCAAAATAGTCCTCTGTTTACCTCATCAGGTGCAGAAATAACAAAGATTGCTCCAACTCCAAGAACGACGGATGTTTCATATCCAGAATTAGATAAATTTTCCAAAAATTATTCGTTCACGTACCAAGATAAACATTTTGGGACGACGAAGATGCAATACACTTATTACCAAGCTCCAACCGATCAGAAGCATGCGCTGATTATTTGGCTTCATGGTGCTGGTGAGGGTGGCTGGCAGCCTAAGCCTGTCTCACTTCTTGGTAGCAAGGCGGTTACTTTGGCTCAAAATAAGATTCAAAGTTATTTTGGCAATGGTGCTGATATTTTGGTTCCTCAGGCGAGAACTTATTGGCTCGACACGAGAACTGCTAATGAAGCTGGTGCTGATGATTTCGGTGCTTTAGGGAGTAACAGCACGACTTTGGGCTATCCAAACACTGTTGATGGCAACCAGCAGCGTTCACGTTATGAGTCAGGTTTGACTGAATTAATCAAAGAATATATCAAGAGTCATCCCAACATCGATCAGAATAAAATTTATATTGGGGGATGCTCAAATGGTGGCTATATGGCGTTGAGAATGATGATTATTCATCCTGATAAGTTCTCAGCAGCTTTCCCAACATGTGAAGCTTATCTTGATAAAAATATTTCAAATAAACAAATTTCTACTATTAAAAATGAGAATATTTGGTTTACTCAATCTAGAAATGATCCGATAGTAAATCCACAAACGAGCACAGTTCCAACATATAAACGGTTAATGGCTGCCGGTTCAAAGAATGTTCATTTCACATTTATGGATGACGTTCATGACAGAACTGGCTTGTATAAAGGTAAAGACGGATTGCCATATCAATATCTCGGACATTTTTCTTGGATCGATGTGCTAGATGATTATCCAGCACCAGATTATGACGGTTCGCAGTCTGAGAATCCTGATGGCACACCAACTACAGTGCTAAGCTGGGTCAGTCAACAGACAAAGAAAACCAACTGGAAATAA
- a CDS encoding TetR/AcrR family transcriptional regulator has product MNDIISIYQGSPETHGLTEKQLKIFKSAIQLFAAKGYSNTSTKEIADNAGVSEGSIFKKFKNKEELLFSILNPLSRNILPKIVNEFSKETLQTHYPTVHDFVATLMNNRNIFVKNNLNVVKIFVDEFIYDLRIREKMVKAIPYEYMKSFNDVSNDLKKRKLMVNWDNTEIFRFIFSALFGYIAEHYLIFPDMKFNEDKELDHTIKFVTKGLTP; this is encoded by the coding sequence ATGAACGATATTATAAGTATTTATCAAGGATCACCCGAAACACATGGACTAACCGAAAAGCAATTAAAGATTTTTAAATCAGCAATTCAATTATTTGCTGCCAAAGGATATTCGAATACCAGCACTAAAGAAATCGCTGATAACGCTGGTGTTTCAGAAGGAAGTATCTTCAAAAAATTTAAAAACAAAGAAGAATTACTTTTCTCAATCTTAAATCCACTTTCCAGAAATATTTTGCCAAAAATTGTAAATGAATTTTCAAAGGAAACCTTACAAACTCACTACCCTACTGTTCACGATTTTGTAGCCACACTAATGAATAATAGAAATATCTTTGTTAAAAATAATCTTAACGTGGTGAAAATTTTCGTCGATGAATTTATTTATGATTTGCGCATTCGCGAGAAAATGGTAAAAGCTATTCCGTATGAATATATGAAGAGCTTCAATGACGTCTCCAATGACTTAAAAAAACGTAAGCTAATGGTCAATTGGGATAATACTGAGATATTTAGATTTATTTTTTCAGCGTTATTCGGTTATATTGCTGAACATTATTTAATATTCCCTGATATGAAATTTAACGAGGATAAAGAATTAGACCACACAATTAAATTTGTCACAAAAGGTCTGACTCCTTAG
- a CDS encoding ClbS/DfsB family four-helix bundle protein — protein sequence MQGYKNSADLIENLKSSYHKFIDEYEGITDNVADDKIAQVDKTPREMLSYQVGWLHMILAWEQAEESGQEITTPTPGYKWDQMRQLYEDFNVKYGAEGLVNEEKELGTLVKELVEWVDKMPEDELLKPGQRKWATTKAMWPVAKWIRINAISPFTNYSRQVRKWKNFTLRQKAAN from the coding sequence ATGCAGGGATATAAAAATTCAGCTGATTTAATCGAGAATTTGAAATCAAGTTATCACAAATTCATTGACGAGTACGAAGGAATCACAGATAACGTGGCGGACGACAAAATAGCTCAAGTAGATAAAACACCTCGTGAGATGCTTTCGTATCAAGTCGGGTGGCTCCATATGATTCTGGCCTGGGAACAAGCAGAGGAAAGTGGACAAGAAATTACAACACCAACCCCAGGTTACAAGTGGGATCAAATGAGACAGCTGTATGAGGACTTCAACGTTAAATATGGCGCTGAAGGATTAGTTAATGAGGAAAAAGAATTAGGCACCCTAGTCAAAGAATTAGTAGAATGGGTCGATAAGATGCCAGAGGATGAGTTGTTAAAACCCGGTCAAAGAAAATGGGCAACAACTAAGGCAATGTGGCCTGTAGCTAAATGGATTAGGATTAATGCCATTTCCCCATTTACAAATTACAGCCGACAAGTACGCAAATGGAAAAACTTTACATTGCGTCAAAAAGCTGCAAACTAA
- a CDS encoding SLC13 family permease: MNVLKRVFSDKVLWIAGAAAIITSFISPPQLSDINWKTITSLLSMMIIIQIYDYLDLLKYYAAYLTRRAKTQQQLVFMLANLAFFGAMFLTNDVTILTLVPLFYKITKSLKINPVYPVILIALASNLGSIFTPFGNTHNLFLLTHFNLGISQFFIMSLPITIINYIAVFGVTKFFPKDKIELHKLPEVDLNIPHLTLTLGVTVVIFLGIFSAIPMWASLVAALLLVVFINPKILQVVDYSIVLIFMCFFIAVGNINRDPSIVNHLSGLIQTKTGTYLTSIITSQFISNVPTTILMSKFSTNIHAIFLGTNIGGLGTVVASLANLLAFKQYRYYFKGNAGKYMASFSIVNFTLLIILGTIGFFLIDLIPT, encoded by the coding sequence ATGAATGTCTTAAAACGAGTTTTCTCGGACAAGGTGTTGTGGATTGCTGGTGCTGCGGCGATTATCACATCGTTCATCAGTCCACCGCAGCTTTCAGATATTAACTGGAAAACTATTACCTCATTGTTATCAATGATGATAATTATCCAGATTTATGATTACCTTGATTTATTGAAGTACTACGCCGCATATCTAACCAGACGAGCTAAAACACAGCAACAGCTCGTTTTTATGCTTGCTAATTTAGCTTTTTTCGGAGCAATGTTCTTAACTAACGATGTCACGATTCTGACATTGGTTCCACTATTCTACAAAATAACCAAGAGTTTGAAGATCAATCCTGTATATCCTGTCATCCTAATTGCGTTGGCATCCAACTTAGGTAGTATCTTCACACCATTTGGTAATACGCATAATCTATTCTTACTAACTCATTTCAACTTAGGAATTAGTCAATTTTTCATTATGTCTCTTCCAATTACGATAATTAACTACATCGCCGTGTTTGGAGTAACCAAGTTTTTTCCAAAAGATAAAATTGAATTACACAAATTACCAGAAGTTGATCTGAACATCCCACATCTAACATTGACTCTAGGTGTCACCGTGGTGATTTTCTTAGGGATTTTCTCAGCTATTCCAATGTGGGCCTCACTTGTCGCAGCACTATTATTGGTAGTATTCATCAATCCAAAAATTTTACAAGTCGTGGATTACTCGATTGTACTGATATTCATGTGTTTCTTCATTGCAGTTGGTAATATCAACCGTGATCCTTCAATTGTTAACCACTTGTCAGGATTGATTCAAACTAAAACTGGTACATACTTAACTTCTATTATCACCAGTCAATTCATTAGTAACGTTCCAACAACAATTTTGATGTCAAAATTTTCAACTAATATCCATGCAATTTTCTTAGGTACTAATATTGGTGGATTGGGTACTGTTGTTGCATCACTAGCTAACTTACTAGCCTTTAAGCAATACCGTTATTACTTCAAGGGAAATGCCGGGAAATATATGGCATCATTCTCAATCGTCAACTTTACATTATTAATAATTCTCGGAACGATTGGGTTCTTCCTGATTGACTTAATTCCGACCTAA
- a CDS encoding cysteine hydrolase family protein: MPREAQVLIVMDMQKGFSDAYYFNELVDRINDRIKDYKDSDKPVIFIQHNEKGLTQGTKDWELADNLNAKPDDLTVQKTHLNAFYKTELNDLLTENNLDQLEICGLQTEYCCNATITMAHGLGYQITMQPEMTTTYDNDFMTATQTIEFFEDIWNGNFLKFV; this comes from the coding sequence ATGCCAAGAGAAGCACAAGTACTAATAGTAATGGATATGCAAAAAGGATTTTCCGACGCGTACTATTTCAATGAACTAGTAGATAGAATCAACGACCGTATAAAAGACTACAAAGATTCTGATAAGCCGGTAATCTTCATTCAACACAACGAAAAGGGACTAACTCAAGGAACAAAAGATTGGGAACTGGCAGATAATTTAAATGCTAAACCTGATGATCTAACTGTCCAAAAGACACATCTAAATGCTTTTTATAAAACTGAATTAAATGATTTATTAACAGAAAATAATTTAGATCAATTAGAAATTTGTGGGTTACAAACTGAGTACTGTTGTAACGCTACTATCACGATGGCTCACGGACTAGGTTACCAGATTACCATGCAGCCAGAAATGACAACCACATATGACAATGATTTTATGACCGCAACGCAAACAATTGAATTTTTTGAAGATATATGGAATGGCAATTTTTTGAAATTTGTATAA
- a CDS encoding DUF3923 family protein has translation MLNFKFWWGLNIFWVIVFASVFVFIMNKQIVLSGPVRVYQMRMVALAILLYFSGIIGVGQVLFYHYIKSKMNMDKLEGKDK, from the coding sequence ATGCTAAATTTTAAGTTTTGGTGGGGATTGAATATTTTCTGGGTAATTGTTTTTGCATCAGTATTTGTCTTCATAATGAATAAACAAATTGTCCTTTCTGGACCTGTACGTGTTTATCAAATGCGTATGGTTGCTTTGGCAATTTTGTTATACTTCTCAGGAATTATTGGGGTAGGACAAGTTCTTTTCTACCACTACATTAAAAGTAAAATGAATATGGATAAACTTGAGGGTAAAGATAAATAG
- a CDS encoding lipoate--protein ligase: MFFIDTSRDGKPVYNAIVNQSLDNYLVNDLKLPGHGLIMYINNPSVIVGVHQNAYAEVNFPYLKKNNIQLVRRTSGGGAVYHDFGNLVFENIIIDNDDHFGDYSYFAQPIVDALHDMGAKGVEMRGRNDIVVDDKKFSGMTMFKVGHSYAAGGTLMFDLSMDTASEVLTPEQDKLESKGVKSVNKRITNIKDYLDEPFRSMSADEFKVELLKRIFKADSLDDIETYKLNDHDWEVIDSRLQGKYDTDAWNYGENPGFTDYVSKHFDIGTVAFNFSLKDTKISDVKIYGDFITGGDISLIEKALLGATFDEAGLTDALSKVDLKANLGNIEPKPLVDLLLSK; encoded by the coding sequence ATGTTTTTCATCGATACATCAAGAGACGGTAAGCCTGTTTACAACGCAATTGTGAATCAATCTTTAGATAATTATTTGGTTAATGATCTTAAGTTACCTGGACACGGATTGATTATGTATATCAACAACCCATCTGTTATCGTTGGGGTCCATCAAAACGCCTACGCTGAAGTTAATTTCCCATATCTGAAGAAAAATAACATTCAACTAGTACGTAGAACTTCAGGTGGTGGTGCTGTATATCACGACTTTGGAAATCTTGTCTTCGAAAATATTATTATTGATAACGACGACCATTTTGGTGACTACAGCTACTTTGCTCAACCTATCGTTGACGCTTTGCATGACATGGGTGCCAAGGGCGTTGAAATGCGCGGTCGTAATGATATCGTTGTTGATGACAAAAAGTTTTCTGGAATGACCATGTTTAAAGTTGGTCACTCATACGCTGCTGGTGGAACTTTGATGTTCGACTTGAGCATGGATACAGCCAGCGAAGTGCTGACTCCTGAACAAGATAAGCTTGAATCCAAGGGTGTTAAATCCGTCAACAAACGTATTACCAACATCAAGGATTATTTGGATGAACCATTCAGAAGCATGTCAGCCGACGAATTTAAAGTTGAACTATTAAAACGTATTTTCAAAGCCGACTCATTAGATGATATCGAAACATACAAACTAAACGATCATGACTGGGAAGTCATCGACTCACGCCTTCAAGGTAAATACGATACTGACGCTTGGAACTATGGTGAAAACCCCGGCTTCACCGATTATGTATCAAAACACTTTGATATCGGTACCGTCGCCTTTAACTTCTCATTAAAAGACACAAAAATCTCAGACGTCAAAATCTACGGTGATTTCATTACCGGTGGTGACATCAGCCTAATTGAGAAAGCTTTATTAGGTGCAACATTTGATGAAGCTGGACTAACAGATGCCTTATCAAAAGTCGATTTGAAAGCCAATTTGGGCAACATCGAGCCTAAACCACTAGTCGATTTATTATTATCAAAATAA